A single Phragmites australis chromosome 4, lpPhrAust1.1, whole genome shotgun sequence DNA region contains:
- the LOC133916926 gene encoding GATA transcription factor 1-like — protein MEGGAAADKDKGPAADELAGGADASLNAFFDHAGLELTAGGGGQGAEEEEELEWLSNMDAFPSVETMAAEAEAAPSRPVVGLDRLEALPHVVGPRTKGLRRRRRVTAPWSLPPVLPLPPPSHAAGGAARRRCTHCATEETPQWRQGPDGPSTLCNACGVRFKSGRLFPEYRPINSPTFSPLLHSNSHRRVQEMRRHLAEETTAGGRAGARVRRAARAPSPRASDGTTP, from the exons ATGGAggggggcgcggcggcggacaAGGACAAGGGCCCGGCGGCTGacgagctcgccggcggcgccgaCGCCAGCTTGAATGCCTTCTTTGACCACGCG GGGTTGGAGTTGACGGCGGGAGGAGGGGGACAGGGggcggaggaagaggaggagttGGAGTGGCTCTCGAATATGGACGCGTTCCCGTCGGTGGAGAccatggcggcggaggcggaggcagcgCCGTCGCGTCCGGTGGTGGGCCTGGACCGGCTGGAGGCGCTGCCCCATGTGGTCGGGCCGAGGACCAaggggctgcggcggcggcggcgggtgacGGCGCCGTGGAGCCTCCCGCCGGTGCTGCCGCTCCCGCCCCCGTCCCACGCAgcgggcggcgcggcgcggcgccggTGCACGCACTGCGCGACGGAGGAGACGCCGCAGTGGCGGCAGGGTCCGGACGGCCCCAGCACGCTGTGCAACGCGTGCGGCGTGCGGTTCAAGTCCGGGCGGCTCTTCCCGGAGTACCGCCCGATAAACAGCCCCACTTTCTCCCCGCTGCTGCATTCCAACTCACACCGCCGCGTCCAGGAGATGCGCCGCCATCTGGCGGAGGAGACCACGGCcggcggccgcgccggcgccagggtccgccgtgccgcgcgcgcACCGTCGCCAAGGGCAAGTGATGGAACAACGCCTTGA